Sequence from the Nasonia vitripennis strain AsymCx chromosome 5, Nvit_psr_1.1, whole genome shotgun sequence genome:
ATttcgtttttaatatttccGCTTCAATCAGCGCGCAGCGGGATCAAAAACGCATTAATAAGCAGCTCTATACGCGGCTGCGTGCGAGCGTTATATATCCATTAATTTAATCCGCGCGAACGTTTTAATCGAATGCGCGCAGCTTTCGCCGATCTCCGGAGTCAATTTGATATGCCTGATGTGCGTATGCTATACTCGATGATGTGAGCTCGCGGGTAAAAATGAGCTGCGAAACGCTGAACTGCGCGATATAATTCAATCCCCCGCAGTTACATAATTTCACTCGTAGACTGGAGAATAACTCTCTGGCGGATGCTTCGGATTTGGTGGAGCATCGCGTTATTCGAAAATTGCCATATGCGCGGGGGCGTATGATGAATTCTTCCGTAATGGAATATCCAGCGTGTACATACCCGTCAGTTTAGAGGAACGAAATCAAAGTAAAACCATATCCCGAGCGGAAAATCGACGCAACAATTCAATTAATTCGAAAGAAACTTATTACAAATCCTGTGTTCCCGCAACTTGTTATCGCCTGCGTAGTGCAAAAACAATTAGCCCGCGGAAATTGCttaaattgtttcgatttcaAGGCAAATCAGGCCGACGAACACGTTCGAGTCGTGATTACACGAGAACACAGCTGCGgatcctcccccccccccccccccccccccccatcgcATTAATACTCATCTAACGCGGCCGTTATTCACATCGAGGCTACGCTCGCGGTGATCAGAAAGAAAAATGACGTCGGCCGCTGTATATGGAAAGCCCGTGTATCATCATAAAAAGATTACTAAATCAAGTTCACGCGTCAAGTTCTCCCCCCGTTGCGTGAAAGGGCCTCGAACAGGAAGTCCAAGTCTACTCGGTGAAAAGCACTTAAGTAGGTGGGTATACGTGCTGCTGCAGGCAGCCGGGGAAAAAAGAGCGGGAACGGAAAGTTCTCCGCgccagaaagagagagagagagagagagaggggggggggtggggggTATTGCAAACTTCATACGCAAGCCTCGCGAAACTTTCGCAAATCCGTCGTCCGCTCACGCGTATAACAAGCTGAGCGTGCTCTGTACTCCCTTGATCCGCTCCGCGCACTGCTATATCCGTCAGCGTGTATACACTCTTGCTCAGACGCTGTACTGCCGTATTTTTGCCGCATTATTATATCCAAACGCACGTTGACGGGAATTCAACACCTCGCTGTTGTTCGGCAAATAATTGAACGGATCTCGCGTTTTCGTTGAAAAATACGCTTCGATCATAAATACGAAATTCGCCGATGCTCGTCTGCGCGCTGATGTTGATTAATATCCCATAACGCACGCGTGCGCGGAGAAACTATAAAGCAAACACCCTATCATATCGTATCAATCAAGCCGTGTTTGTCGACGGGACGTGTATGGCGCGCATAGCGATGCGCTCGAAAAAGGCTGTCGAATTTTGCACCTGATATTCAACACCGGGATCCTCAATGACTGCCTCCTATAATTAATTTCGTTTCCttttgcgcgagcgcggctcTGTGTCAATTTGTTCGACAAACATGTCCGAAGCAATTAGTCGTCGGCGTATCGCTGCAGTAGGGATTAGCCGTGGGTTGGATCTACAGGTACAGTGAAACGCACGCGGTTCGCTGAAAATTGATTCGAATAGTGCGACGTACCTTCGTCGATGTCGTTGGCCAGAACGTCCCCGGCTCCGATCATCCTCGCGGCTATGGCTGCGGCTCCGCAGCCGGCTCCGATGTCCAGCAGCCTGGAGCCTCCGCCCAGGAAGCTCTTGCCCTCGTCGAGGATGTACCTGGCCACGGCCTGGCCCCCGGGCCAGTAGATCGACCAGAACGGCTCCTCGAAGTACTTGACCGGCTCGCTATCCTCCAGGGGCACGGTGTACAGCGGGCAGTCGGGGGTGAGCAGGTGCAGGCCTATCTCGGGCGTCAGGTGTTCCCGGCTGATTCTCGTGTGCCGCTCGATCGCCTCCTCGATGCTGTTACAGCTACTGCGCCGAGAGGTGCGGCAGAAGAGCCAACGGCCGAGACGCAACATGGGGGGCTAATGGATTGGCGGccggcgctctctctctctctctctcagcagcCCTGGAACAAGTTGAATATTCAGTCGGTGCTTTTTTGCCCCCCGTCTCCATCCTCTATCTCAATGAAAATGCATgaatggggggggggggagccgGGCGCGCAGTTGCGGCTTCTTGCAGGAGCACAAGTTTCGCGAAAGAAagtgctgctgcagccggAAGATTCTCCGCGTAGGAGAGCTGTACTCTCCGGGGTCTTTTGGCGG
This genomic interval carries:
- the LOC100123048 gene encoding electron transfer flavoprotein beta subunit lysine methyltransferase produces the protein MLRLGRWLFCRTSRRSSCNSIEEAIERHTRISREHLTPEIGLHLLTPDCPLYTVPLEDSEPVKYFEEPFWSIYWPGGQAVARYILDEGKSFLGGGSRLLDIGAGCGAAAIAARMIGAGDVLANDIDEVACVAARMNGRLNDLEIRTSSQNLLLQPRTSPGEFDVVVIGDLLYDEALASNLEAWLDGSLEPGTKILLGDPGRHGLGPSLRKRLRHLRTYPLPDNVRRENHGYAEAAVWQFMQRQ